A single genomic interval of Streptomyces sp. BA2 harbors:
- a CDS encoding iron chelate uptake ABC transporter family permease subunit, with protein MTTERTPGSGPADITPPDSTAVRVGTFSWLFPYRSALAAVGLTLVIAAVVSLATFASSTGMSFSDSLSGLLGTGDSATVMLVQDFRLPRIAVGLMVGAALGIAGCLTQTLAGNRLATPDIIGVNEGATAAVVASVVGSSTGMIGDWWLGPLGAAAAAMVVVACAGGAGSGGYRILVVGIGVSTVIGAVTDLVMSRENDNTAGGVFLWTVGSLSGRDWSVGTPLSIVLLILVPLSLVAGSRLQLLRFDDDMAATLGVNVRRVRAVTLALAVALSGVAVGIGGPIAFVALAAPVVAGRLSGPTRVPIIGSALVGAALVGAADALGRVVAPVEIPVGVITSVLGGPFLLWVLFGKNSEQQTGKA; from the coding sequence GTGACCACGGAACGCACGCCCGGCTCCGGGCCCGCCGACATCACCCCGCCCGACTCCACCGCCGTACGCGTCGGGACCTTCTCCTGGCTCTTCCCCTACCGCAGCGCCCTCGCCGCCGTCGGGCTCACGCTGGTGATCGCGGCGGTCGTCTCGCTCGCCACCTTCGCGAGCTCCACCGGGATGAGCTTCTCCGACAGCCTCTCCGGACTGCTCGGAACCGGAGACTCCGCCACCGTCATGCTGGTCCAGGACTTCCGGCTTCCACGGATCGCCGTGGGGCTCATGGTCGGCGCGGCGCTCGGCATCGCCGGGTGCCTGACCCAGACGCTCGCGGGCAACCGCCTCGCCACTCCCGACATCATCGGCGTCAACGAAGGCGCCACCGCGGCCGTCGTCGCCTCCGTCGTCGGATCGTCCACCGGGATGATCGGCGACTGGTGGCTCGGGCCGCTGGGAGCCGCCGCCGCGGCCATGGTCGTCGTCGCCTGCGCGGGCGGCGCGGGTAGCGGGGGGTACCGGATCCTCGTCGTCGGCATCGGCGTCTCCACCGTCATCGGCGCCGTCACCGACCTCGTCATGTCCCGCGAGAACGACAACACCGCGGGCGGCGTCTTCCTCTGGACCGTCGGCTCGCTCAGCGGCCGTGACTGGAGCGTCGGCACACCCCTGTCGATCGTCCTGCTCATCCTGGTCCCGCTGTCCCTCGTCGCCGGCAGCCGCCTCCAACTCCTGCGGTTCGACGACGACATGGCGGCTACCCTCGGCGTCAACGTCCGCCGCGTCCGCGCCGTGACCCTCGCGCTCGCCGTCGCCCTGTCCGGCGTGGCCGTCGGCATCGGAGGGCCGATCGCGTTCGTCGCGCTCGCCGCGCCCGTCGTCGCCGGCCGGCTCAGCGGCCCGACCCGAGTCCCGATCATCGGCTCGGCCCTGGTCGGGGCGGCCCTCGTGGGCGCCGCCGACGCGCTCGGCCGCGTCGTCGCCCCCGTGGAGATCCCCGTCGGCGTCATCACCAGCGTCCTTGGCGGACCCTTCCTCCTCTGGGTCCTCTTCGGCAAGAACTCAGAGCAGCAGACCGGAAAGGCCTGA
- a CDS encoding ATP-binding cassette domain-containing protein, with product MQLTVEALTSGYPGHTAAVDGVDLTIPSGQVAAIVGPNGCGKSTLLRSIARLHKPSSGTVRAGDDDVWRLTQRRAAHRIALLAQSPQAPEAVTVAGLVRYGRHPHQGLFRQWSREDEAAVREALEATGTTDLAARRLDHLSGGQRQRCWLAMVLAQQTPIVLLDEPTSALDLGHAVEVLSLVREVAAAGRTVVMVLHDLASAARYADTVIAMNAGKIVANGPARDVVTAELVKELYGIEADILRAPGDGSPVVVPTMNAKAPTALSKEAFATAPAKAAERG from the coding sequence GTGCAACTGACCGTCGAGGCGCTCACCTCCGGCTACCCCGGCCACACGGCCGCCGTGGACGGCGTCGACCTGACCATCCCCAGCGGACAGGTCGCCGCCATCGTCGGCCCCAACGGCTGCGGAAAGTCGACGCTGCTGCGCTCCATCGCCCGGCTCCACAAGCCGAGTTCGGGCACGGTGCGCGCCGGGGACGACGACGTGTGGCGGCTCACCCAGCGCCGCGCCGCCCACCGCATCGCGCTGCTCGCCCAGTCCCCACAGGCCCCCGAGGCGGTCACCGTCGCCGGACTCGTCCGCTACGGCCGCCACCCCCACCAGGGCCTGTTCCGCCAGTGGTCGCGCGAGGACGAGGCCGCCGTGCGCGAGGCCCTCGAAGCCACCGGCACCACGGACCTCGCGGCGCGCCGCCTCGACCACCTCTCCGGCGGCCAGCGGCAGCGCTGCTGGCTCGCGATGGTCCTCGCACAGCAGACGCCGATCGTGCTCCTCGACGAGCCGACCAGCGCCCTGGACCTCGGCCACGCCGTCGAAGTCCTGTCCCTGGTACGGGAGGTGGCCGCCGCGGGCCGCACCGTCGTCATGGTCCTGCACGACCTGGCGAGCGCCGCGCGCTACGCCGACACCGTCATCGCCATGAACGCGGGCAAGATCGTCGCGAACGGCCCGGCCCGCGATGTGGTGACCGCCGAGCTGGTCAAGGAGCTGTACGGAATCGAGGCGGACATCCTCCGCGCACCGGGCGACGGCTCCCCGGTGGTCGTACCGACGATGAACGCGAAGGCGCCCACGGCGCTGTCCAAAGAGGCCTTCGCCACGGCCCCCGCGAAGGCGGCTGAGCGGGGCTGA
- a CDS encoding IS5 family transposase (programmed frameshift), translated as MGTRQSRPWIVSDELWSLVEPLLPTPGPKKVEGRPRVPDRQALCGILFVLHTGIQWEYLPQELGFGSGMTCWRRLAAWNEAGVWDQLHVLLLEKLRSKNQLDWERAVIDSARAGRPAGPKSGPSPVDRARPGSKHHLIVDGQGIPLAVSLTGGNRNDVTQLEPLLDKIPAVAGQVGRPRRRPDALLADRGYDHDKYRRLLWQRGIRPVIAKRGEPHGTGLGVFRYVVERTIAWLHGFRRLRIRWERRDDIHEAFLGLAVCLITHRHVRRLC; from the exons ATGGGAACCCGTCAGTCGCGGCCGTGGATCGTGTCAGATGAACTGTGGTCGCTGGTCGAGCCGTTGCTGCCGACGCCGGGGCCGAAGAAGGTCGAGGGCAGACCGCGGGTGCCGGACCGGCAGGCGCTGTGCGGGATCCTCTTCGTCCTGCACACCGGCATCCAGTGGGAGTACCTGCCCCAGGAGCTCGGCTTCGGCTCGGGCATGACCTGCTGGCGGCGCCTGGCGGCCTGGAACGAGGCCGGTGTGTGGGACCAGCTGCACGTGCTGCTGCTGGAGAAGCTGCGGTCGAAGAACCAGCTGGACTGGGAGCGGGCGGTGATCGACTCC GCACGTGCGGGCCGCCCGGCGGGGCCCAAAAGCGGGCCGAGCCCGGTCGACCGCGCACGGCCGGGCAGCAAGCACCACCTCATCGTCGACGGCCAGGGCATCCCGCTCGCGGTGTCGCTGACCGGCGGAAACCGCAACGACGTCACCCAACTCGAGCCGTTGCTCGACAAGATCCCCGCCGTCGCAGGCCAGGTCGGCAGACCTCGTCGGCGCCCGGATGCCCTGCTGGCCGACCGCGGCTACGACCACGACAAGTACCGCCGCCTGCTCTGGCAGCGCGGGATCCGCCCCGTGATCGCGAAACGGGGCGAGCCGCACGGCACCGGCCTGGGCGTCTTCCGCTACGTCGTCGAGCGCACGATCGCCTGGCTCCACGGCTTCCGCCGCCTACGCATCCGCTGGGAGAGACGCGACGACATCCACGAAGCATTCCTCGGCCTCGCCGTCTGCCTGATCACCCACCGCCACGTCCGACGCCTTTGTTAG
- a CDS encoding M20 family metallopeptidase, which yields MRARIGEVRGELVGLSRRIHAHPEIAFEERRAAGWCADVLRGHGFAVTAPAYGLETAFEATLGSGPVTVALACEYDALPGMGHACGHNLIAAAGVGAALGLAPVVAQLGLTVRVLGTPAEESGAGKALLLDAGAFKGVDAAMMVHPCPFEVADFHSYAMGALSVEYTGKSAHAALNPQDGRNAADALTVAQVALGLLRQQLPGEWKVHGITTKAGTALNAIPERASAAYALRTPSVEELRELRERVADCFRAGALAAGCAVELEQPAPDYLDFRSDAALVALWEANARALGRPEPQRRGPFASTDMGNVSHVVPSIHPVLDISGGGCGPHQPEFAAAAATPAAEQAMVDGAVGLAWTAADFAASRT from the coding sequence ATCCGGGCTCGGATCGGCGAGGTGCGGGGCGAGCTCGTCGGGCTCAGTCGGCGTATTCACGCCCATCCGGAGATCGCGTTCGAGGAGCGGCGGGCCGCGGGGTGGTGTGCGGATGTGCTGCGCGGGCACGGCTTCGCGGTGACCGCTCCGGCGTACGGGCTCGAGACCGCCTTCGAGGCGACGCTGGGGTCGGGCCCCGTGACCGTCGCGCTTGCCTGCGAGTACGACGCGCTGCCCGGCATGGGGCATGCCTGCGGGCACAATCTGATCGCTGCGGCTGGCGTGGGGGCCGCCCTCGGGCTTGCTCCGGTCGTCGCTCAACTCGGGCTCACTGTACGTGTGTTGGGGACACCCGCAGAGGAGAGCGGGGCCGGGAAGGCGTTGCTGCTCGACGCCGGGGCGTTCAAGGGGGTCGACGCGGCGATGATGGTGCACCCGTGTCCGTTCGAGGTCGCCGACTTCCATTCGTACGCGATGGGGGCGCTCTCGGTGGAGTACACGGGGAAGTCCGCGCACGCCGCGCTCAACCCTCAGGACGGGCGGAACGCGGCCGACGCGCTGACCGTGGCGCAGGTGGCCCTCGGGCTGCTCCGGCAGCAGTTGCCCGGGGAGTGGAAGGTGCACGGCATCACCACCAAGGCGGGGACGGCGCTCAACGCCATTCCCGAGCGGGCAAGCGCCGCGTACGCGCTGCGGACGCCGTCGGTGGAGGAACTGCGCGAGCTGCGGGAACGGGTGGCGGACTGCTTCCGGGCGGGGGCGCTGGCGGCAGGCTGCGCGGTGGAGCTCGAACAGCCCGCGCCCGACTATCTCGACTTCCGGTCCGATGCCGCTCTGGTCGCACTGTGGGAGGCGAACGCCCGCGCTCTTGGGCGCCCCGAACCGCAGCGGCGCGGTCCCTTCGCCTCGACCGACATGGGCAACGTCTCGCACGTCGTGCCGTCGATCCACCCCGTGCTCGACATCAGCGGGGGCGGCTGCGGCCCGCACCAGCCGGAGTTCGCCGCCGCGGCCGCCACTCCGGCCGCCGAACAGGCCATGGTCGACGGGGCCGTGGGGCTCGCGTGGACGGCCGCAGACTTCGCCGCCAGCCGCACTTAG
- a CDS encoding VWA domain-containing protein — MTTSSTGVTERLTALVQALRSHGIRIGTGETVDAGQAIEALGLADRERVREGLAAALLHSEGQRPVFDPVFDLYFPRGIGAPGVPDGSGAGSSGREFDRDDLRERLAAALAANDRALLAQLAAEAVDGMGGYGTRPGSGGTGGSDGWSSHQTLSRLRPETLLARILAGIRQGAAEGEPAEGGFTDGEFTEGEFTDRLTADEIRRRIEDFRALVGSEARRRVAERRGADEIARRAIAPTADRVDFLIAGRAQLDELRRAVQPLARKLATRLAARRRRAARGHIDLRRTLRGSLSTGGIPMRPVLRRRRPARPELVLLCDVSGSVAGFANFTMLLVQALHDQFSKVRVFAFVNRVDEVTDLIARGTADPEGLGSRIISGAAVTGHHGSSDYGSALGEFAERYTEAVTSRSTVFVLGDARTNMSDPNVPALRTVASRARQVYWLNPERRAQWQTGDSAAGTYAELVEMYECRNARQLSALIGRLLPV; from the coding sequence GTGACCACCTCCTCGACCGGGGTCACGGAGCGGCTCACCGCGCTCGTGCAGGCGCTGCGTTCGCACGGCATCCGGATCGGTACGGGCGAGACGGTGGACGCCGGTCAGGCCATCGAGGCCCTCGGTCTCGCCGACCGGGAGCGGGTACGGGAGGGGCTCGCCGCCGCGCTGCTGCACAGCGAGGGGCAGCGGCCGGTCTTCGATCCGGTCTTCGACCTGTACTTTCCACGCGGGATCGGGGCTCCGGGGGTGCCGGACGGCTCAGGCGCCGGCTCAAGCGGCCGGGAGTTCGACAGGGACGACCTGCGTGAGCGTCTGGCCGCCGCGCTGGCCGCCAACGACCGGGCGCTCCTTGCCCAGTTGGCGGCCGAGGCGGTCGACGGCATGGGCGGATACGGGACGCGCCCCGGGTCGGGAGGTACCGGCGGTTCGGACGGGTGGTCGTCGCACCAGACGCTCTCCCGGCTCCGACCGGAGACCCTGCTGGCCCGGATCCTGGCCGGTATCCGCCAGGGAGCGGCCGAAGGGGAGCCCGCCGAGGGCGGGTTCACCGACGGCGAGTTCACCGAGGGCGAGTTCACCGACCGTCTCACCGCCGACGAGATCCGCCGCCGCATCGAGGACTTCCGCGCACTCGTGGGCTCCGAAGCGCGCCGCCGGGTCGCCGAACGGCGCGGCGCTGACGAGATCGCGCGGCGGGCCATAGCCCCGACGGCCGACCGGGTCGACTTTCTCATCGCGGGCCGCGCCCAGCTCGACGAACTCCGCAGAGCAGTCCAGCCGCTGGCCCGCAAGCTGGCGACGCGCCTCGCCGCGCGCCGCCGCCGCGCCGCCCGCGGCCACATCGACCTGCGCCGAACACTGCGCGGCTCCTTGTCCACGGGCGGCATCCCGATGCGCCCGGTCCTGCGGCGGCGCCGCCCCGCACGCCCCGAACTGGTCCTGCTGTGCGACGTGTCCGGCTCGGTGGCGGGCTTCGCCAACTTCACGATGCTGCTCGTCCAGGCGCTGCACGACCAGTTCAGCAAGGTCCGGGTCTTCGCCTTCGTCAACCGCGTCGACGAGGTGACCGACCTCATCGCGCGCGGCACCGCCGACCCCGAGGGTCTGGGCAGCCGCATCATCTCGGGAGCGGCGGTCACCGGCCACCACGGCAGCAGCGACTACGGCTCCGCCCTGGGCGAGTTCGCCGAGCGCTACACCGAAGCGGTCACCTCGCGCTCCACGGTCTTCGTACTCGGCGACGCCCGCACGAACATGAGCGACCCGAACGTCCCCGCCCTGCGCACCGTCGCGTCCCGCGCCCGCCAGGTGTACTGGCTCAACCCGGAGCGCCGCGCCCAGTGGCAGACGGGCGACTCGGCGGCCGGCACCTACGCCGAGCTGGTGGAGATGTACGAGTGCCGCAACGCCCGGCAGCTCAGTGCGCTGATCGGGCGTCTGCTGCCTGTCTGA
- a CDS encoding AAA family ATPase translates to MLFTSVDDVATRLADTGYLASTAVATTVFLADRLGKPLLVEGPAGVGKTELAKAVAEVADARLVRLQCYEGVDESRALYEWNHAKQLLRITAGRDESWDETRTDIFSEEFLLPRPLLTAIRGNEPKVLLIDETDKADVEVEGLLLEVLSDFQVTVPELGTITATRRPFTVLTSNASRELSEALRRRCLFLHIGFPDEELERRIVRLKVPGLDEALAQSVVRVVGALRAMDLRKVPSVAETIDWARTLLALGADSLDEDVVRDSLGVVLKHQEDVLKAAAKLDLGAV, encoded by the coding sequence TTGCTCTTCACATCCGTGGACGATGTCGCCACGCGGCTCGCCGATACGGGCTATCTGGCCTCGACGGCCGTCGCCACCACCGTCTTCCTGGCCGACCGCCTGGGCAAGCCGCTCCTCGTGGAGGGCCCGGCGGGTGTCGGCAAGACCGAGCTGGCCAAGGCCGTCGCCGAGGTCGCGGACGCGCGCCTGGTCAGGCTCCAGTGCTACGAGGGCGTGGACGAGTCCCGCGCGCTCTACGAGTGGAACCACGCCAAGCAGCTCCTGCGCATCACCGCGGGCCGCGACGAGAGCTGGGACGAGACACGCACGGACATCTTCAGCGAGGAGTTCCTGCTCCCGCGCCCGCTGCTCACCGCCATCCGCGGCAACGAGCCTAAGGTGCTCCTGATCGACGAGACCGACAAGGCGGACGTCGAGGTGGAGGGGCTGCTCCTGGAGGTCCTGAGCGACTTCCAGGTCACGGTCCCCGAGCTGGGCACCATCACGGCGACGCGCCGCCCCTTCACCGTCCTCACGTCGAACGCGAGCCGCGAGCTCTCCGAGGCGCTGCGCCGCCGCTGCCTCTTCCTCCACATCGGTTTCCCCGACGAGGAGTTGGAGCGCCGCATCGTGCGCCTGAAGGTGCCCGGACTCGACGAGGCCCTCGCACAGTCCGTTGTCCGCGTGGTCGGCGCGCTGCGCGCGATGGACCTGCGCAAGGTGCCTTCGGTCGCGGAGACCATCGACTGGGCCCGTACGCTGCTCGCCCTCGGCGCCGACTCCCTCGACGAGGACGTCGTGCGCGACAGCCTCGGCGTCGTCCTCAAGCACCAGGAGGACGTGCTGAAGGCGGCGGCCAAGCTGGACCTGGGCGCGGTGTGA
- a CDS encoding winged helix-turn-helix transcriptional regulator has product MRRTSFANWPCSIARTMDLLGDWWTPLVLREAFYGIKRFDAFQQELGIARNTLTDRLRRLVDEGLMEKRAYQSEPVRYDYVLTEKGRDFFGVLAVMNSWGNRWLSGDEGAPVVFEHDRCGHETEAEVVCGHCKEPMSADDTHARIGPGYPARLAERPDIRDRFSR; this is encoded by the coding sequence ATGAGGCGGACCTCCTTTGCCAACTGGCCCTGCTCCATCGCACGCACCATGGACCTGCTGGGCGACTGGTGGACCCCGCTCGTGCTGCGCGAGGCGTTCTACGGGATCAAGCGGTTCGACGCCTTCCAGCAGGAGCTGGGCATCGCGCGCAACACCCTGACCGACCGGCTGCGCCGCCTGGTCGACGAGGGGCTCATGGAGAAGCGCGCCTACCAGAGCGAGCCGGTGCGCTACGACTACGTGCTCACCGAGAAGGGCCGCGACTTCTTCGGCGTGCTCGCCGTGATGAACAGCTGGGGCAACCGCTGGCTGAGCGGTGACGAGGGAGCGCCGGTCGTCTTCGAGCACGACCGCTGCGGACACGAGACCGAGGCCGAGGTGGTCTGCGGCCACTGCAAGGAGCCGATGTCGGCCGACGACACGCATGCGCGCATCGGTCCCGGCTACCCGGCACGCCTGGCCGAACGGCCGGACATCCGGGACCGCTTCAGCCGCTGA
- a CDS encoding SRPBCC family protein encodes MEWTGARYADKPTAEVRTRIAASPERVWELVSDIGLMPTLSSELRSVEWLDGAAWPALGARFVGRSEHVSFGAWQTTSFVVECEAPRVFAWAVEDPERPSAVWRFSLTAADDGGTELTQWMQMGPGRSGLSYAIDRMPEKEQKIVYVRMREFERNMTATLDAIKKLAEGADSTEVGA; translated from the coding sequence ATGGAGTGGACAGGTGCGCGTTACGCGGACAAGCCGACGGCCGAGGTGCGCACACGGATCGCCGCTTCACCAGAACGCGTGTGGGAGCTCGTCTCCGACATCGGCCTGATGCCGACGCTGAGCTCGGAGCTGCGGTCGGTCGAGTGGCTGGACGGCGCGGCGTGGCCCGCGCTCGGAGCGCGGTTCGTCGGCCGCAGCGAGCACGTGTCCTTCGGCGCGTGGCAGACCACGTCGTTCGTCGTGGAGTGCGAGGCCCCGCGCGTGTTCGCCTGGGCGGTCGAGGACCCCGAACGCCCCAGCGCAGTCTGGCGTTTCAGTCTCACGGCGGCGGACGACGGCGGCACCGAGCTGACTCAATGGATGCAGATGGGACCTGGCCGCTCGGGCCTGTCGTACGCGATCGACCGGATGCCGGAGAAGGAGCAGAAGATCGTGTACGTACGGATGCGGGAGTTCGAGCGGAACATGACCGCCACGCTGGACGCGATCAAGAAGCTGGCCGAGGGCGCCGACTCCACGGAGGTGGGCGCCTGA
- a CDS encoding LLM class flavin-dependent oxidoreductase, with protein MRTSTTIEASGPNWRETVDFVTEAEKLGMDICWVAEAWGAEAPSPLGYLAARTERILLGSGIIQLATRTPAAIARAAITLSNISGGRFLLGLGPSGPQVIEGLHGVPFARPLTRMRETVEIVRQAATGEKISYAGREFTLPLPGGEAKPMRLSMRAEHELPVHLATLSPKMLRLTGEIADGWLGTSFVPEGAKEAYFDHLDAGLAASGRTRGDLDICQGAEVAFAEDEDALRAMVAGRKKELAFSLGGMGSATTNYYNNAYSRQGWADIAAEVRERWQSGDRDGAAALITDDMVLATTLIGTEDMVRERLRVWRGAGVDTVRFYPAGESLQARLTTLGRAIDLVRQVEEQESAPAARPPSGATAT; from the coding sequence ATGCGCACGTCGACGACCATCGAGGCGTCCGGGCCGAACTGGCGGGAGACCGTCGACTTCGTCACCGAGGCCGAGAAGCTGGGGATGGACATCTGCTGGGTCGCGGAGGCGTGGGGCGCCGAAGCGCCTTCCCCGCTCGGCTACTTGGCCGCGCGCACGGAACGTATCCTGCTCGGCTCCGGCATCATCCAGCTCGCCACCCGCACCCCGGCGGCCATCGCCCGCGCGGCGATCACCCTCTCCAACATCTCCGGGGGCCGCTTCCTCCTCGGGCTCGGCCCGTCAGGACCGCAGGTGATCGAAGGCCTGCACGGAGTGCCGTTCGCGCGGCCGCTCACCCGGATGCGGGAAACGGTGGAGATCGTCCGCCAGGCAGCCACGGGGGAGAAGATCTCGTACGCGGGACGGGAGTTCACGCTTCCGCTGCCCGGCGGCGAGGCCAAGCCCATGCGTCTGTCCATGCGCGCCGAACACGAACTGCCCGTCCATCTGGCCACCCTCTCGCCCAAGATGCTGCGCCTGACCGGCGAGATCGCCGACGGCTGGCTGGGCACCAGCTTCGTCCCGGAGGGCGCGAAGGAGGCCTACTTCGACCACCTCGACGCGGGCCTGGCCGCCTCCGGCCGCACCCGCGGCGACCTGGACATCTGCCAGGGCGCCGAAGTGGCCTTCGCCGAAGACGAGGACGCGCTGCGCGCGATGGTCGCGGGCCGCAAGAAGGAGCTCGCCTTCAGTCTGGGCGGCATGGGCTCCGCCACCACCAATTACTACAACAACGCCTACAGCAGGCAGGGCTGGGCCGACATCGCCGCCGAGGTCCGCGAGCGCTGGCAGTCCGGCGACCGTGACGGCGCCGCCGCCCTGATCACCGACGACATGGTCCTCGCCACCACCCTCATCGGCACCGAGGACATGGTCCGCGAGCGGCTGAGGGTGTGGCGTGGCGCGGGCGTGGACACCGTCCGCTTCTACCCGGCGGGCGAGAGCCTTCAGGCGCGGCTCACGACCCTGGGGCGGGCGATCGATCTGGTGCGGCAGGTGGAGGAGCAGGAGAGCGCTCCGGCCGCCCGGCCGCCGTCAGGCGCCACAGCGACGTGA
- a CDS encoding methyltransferase → MRWIHWSDGDAEHTARWHTESGMPVPRQVVMADDRMNASTAHRLACEGTALLWQGDYHQARQLLQAMGRRVDRKAPSAAPSPTAAFHLQRRASGHRARVLGRLLVPLGADYTLALRRAPDIRAACEEAYGPPRPTPSVVSLRELLGVLGAHQWRTKGVDVPALDARIHPHYGVFSPVRGEYVDLAARAPLPRPASHGGPAFDLGTGTGVLSAVLARRGVRRVVATDNNPRAVACARANMSRLGLTGQVEITAGDALFPPGRAALVVCNPPWLPAKPSSALEQGVYDPKGTMLDAFLTGLAAHLLPGGEGWLIMSDLAEHLGLRAPGELGSAFAAAGLRVAARLDTLPRHARASDPEDPLHAARAAEVTSLWRLTAAGRPERSPAPPPAAPDRSPAPGS, encoded by the coding sequence ATCCGCTGGATCCACTGGAGCGACGGCGATGCCGAGCACACCGCCCGCTGGCACACCGAGTCCGGAATGCCGGTACCCCGTCAGGTCGTCATGGCCGACGACCGCATGAACGCGTCCACCGCCCACCGCCTGGCCTGCGAAGGCACCGCCCTGCTGTGGCAGGGCGACTACCACCAGGCGCGCCAGCTGCTCCAGGCGATGGGTCGCCGCGTCGACCGCAAAGCCCCCTCGGCGGCCCCGTCACCCACGGCGGCCTTCCACCTCCAGCGCCGCGCCAGTGGCCACCGGGCCCGCGTGCTCGGCAGGCTCCTCGTGCCGCTGGGCGCGGACTACACGCTCGCCCTGCGCAGGGCGCCGGACATCCGGGCCGCCTGCGAGGAGGCGTACGGCCCGCCCCGGCCGACCCCTTCGGTGGTCTCCCTGCGGGAGCTGCTCGGTGTGCTCGGCGCGCACCAGTGGCGCACGAAGGGTGTGGACGTCCCCGCGCTCGACGCCCGGATCCACCCGCACTACGGGGTGTTCTCACCGGTCAGGGGCGAGTACGTCGACCTGGCGGCGCGGGCGCCGCTGCCCCGCCCCGCCTCGCACGGCGGACCCGCCTTCGACCTCGGCACCGGTACCGGTGTCCTCTCCGCCGTCCTGGCCCGGCGCGGAGTCCGCCGCGTCGTGGCCACCGACAACAACCCCCGCGCGGTGGCCTGCGCCCGCGCCAACATGAGCCGCCTCGGCCTGACGGGCCAGGTGGAGATCACCGCCGGCGACGCACTCTTCCCGCCGGGCCGCGCCGCCCTCGTCGTGTGCAACCCTCCGTGGCTCCCCGCGAAGCCGAGCTCGGCGCTTGAGCAGGGCGTTTACGATCCCAAGGGCACCATGCTCGACGCCTTCCTGACGGGCCTGGCCGCTCATCTGCTGCCCGGCGGCGAAGGCTGGCTGATCATGTCGGACCTGGCCGAGCACCTGGGCCTGCGCGCCCCCGGCGAACTCGGCTCGGCCTTCGCGGCGGCGGGCCTGCGGGTCGCCGCCCGCCTCGACACCCTGCCCCGGCACGCGCGGGCATCCGACCCCGAGGATCCCCTGCACGCGGCACGCGCGGCGGAGGTCACGTCGCTGTGGCGCCTGACGGCGGCCGGGCGGCCGGAGCGCTCTCCTGCTCCTCCACCTGCCGCACCAGATCGATCGCCCGCCCCAGGGTCGTGA